In Paenarthrobacter sp. GOM3, a single window of DNA contains:
- a CDS encoding LysM peptidoglycan-binding domain-containing protein, which yields MSAITTFADFRTTQAPARLRLTRRGRIVFFGIPAMLLVAALLSLAGFITSPAKASDSQAELRPPVAVTVTVQPGQSLWGIAGAAAPERDPRDVISEIIQLNDLRGGRIQPGQQLFVPAN from the coding sequence ATGTCCGCAATCACTACGTTCGCTGATTTCCGCACCACCCAGGCACCTGCCCGCCTGCGTCTGACCCGGCGGGGGCGGATCGTTTTCTTCGGCATTCCCGCCATGCTGCTGGTGGCTGCGCTGTTGAGCCTTGCCGGTTTCATTACCTCCCCTGCGAAGGCCTCCGACTCACAGGCCGAGCTTCGGCCGCCGGTCGCGGTCACTGTCACAGTCCAGCCCGGCCAGTCCCTGTGGGGTATCGCAGGTGCGGCAGCTCCTGAACGGGATCCCCGCGACGTCATTTCGGAAATCATCCAGCTCAATGATCTTCGTGGCGGCCGTATCCAGCCCGGTCAGCAGCTCTTCGTACCCGCCAACTAA
- a CDS encoding histidinol-phosphate transaminase → MSEQLERLDRLPLRTNLRGLSPYGAPQLEVPVLLNVNENTHGVPADVQAAITEAVAAAATGLNRYPDREFTELRESLAEYLGHGLSRDNIWAANGSNEVLQQILQAFGGPGRKALGFPPTYSMYPLLASGTDTEYLRGVRADDYGLDAQSAAAQVRETGANIVFLCSPNNPTGTGLGLDVVEAVYEAGEASQAIVIVDEAYHEFAHDNTPSALTLLPGRQRLIVSRTMSKAFALAGARLGYMAAAPEVTDAIRLVRLPYHLSAITQATALAALSHREALMADVEDIKVQRDRIVTELLRMGLKPAASDSNYVFFGGLEDPHAIWQGLLDAGVLIRDVGIPGHLRVTAGTEPETTAFLVALEALLDGQASQPA, encoded by the coding sequence GTGAGTGAGCAGCTTGAACGACTTGACCGACTTCCCCTCCGGACCAACCTGCGTGGATTGAGCCCCTACGGCGCACCGCAGCTTGAAGTCCCCGTTTTGCTGAACGTCAACGAGAACACCCATGGAGTCCCCGCGGATGTGCAGGCCGCCATCACCGAGGCCGTTGCCGCCGCCGCTACTGGTTTGAACCGCTACCCCGACCGCGAGTTCACGGAACTCCGCGAGTCCCTGGCCGAGTACCTGGGCCACGGCCTTTCCCGGGACAACATTTGGGCGGCCAACGGATCAAACGAAGTCCTGCAGCAGATACTCCAGGCATTTGGTGGACCCGGCCGTAAGGCGTTGGGTTTCCCTCCCACGTATTCCATGTACCCGCTGCTCGCCAGCGGCACGGATACTGAGTACCTGCGCGGAGTCCGGGCCGACGACTACGGACTGGACGCGCAATCGGCGGCCGCCCAGGTCCGGGAGACCGGCGCCAACATCGTCTTCCTGTGCTCGCCGAACAACCCCACCGGGACGGGGCTCGGACTGGACGTCGTTGAGGCGGTCTACGAAGCCGGCGAAGCGAGCCAGGCGATCGTGATCGTTGATGAGGCCTACCACGAGTTTGCACACGACAACACGCCCAGCGCGCTGACGCTGCTGCCCGGCCGGCAACGGCTGATCGTCTCGCGCACCATGAGCAAGGCTTTTGCCTTGGCCGGCGCCCGGCTGGGTTACATGGCTGCTGCCCCGGAGGTTACTGACGCAATCAGGCTGGTCCGGCTTCCGTACCACCTCTCGGCGATTACCCAGGCAACCGCCCTCGCGGCGCTGAGCCACAGGGAAGCGCTGATGGCCGATGTCGAGGACATCAAAGTGCAACGCGACCGCATTGTCACCGAGTTGCTCCGGATGGGGCTCAAGCCTGCCGCATCGGACTCCAACTACGTCTTCTTCGGCGGTCTCGAGGACCCGCACGCCATCTGGCAGGGTTTGCTCGATGCCGGAGTGCTGATCCGCGACGTAGGG